The following are from one region of the Salicibibacter kimchii genome:
- a CDS encoding heavy metal translocating P-type ATPase has protein sequence MAGRRSIVADHTEKTDYRVQGFSCANCANTFEKNVQRLDGVNDAKVNFGASKITVYGSTTKEELEKAGSFENLKVQSEHAPDESESTRQPSFFQKYQTVILAILFFGFGVASQVINGGDNLLTWLAYATSMVVGGYTLFKTGLMNLMRLRFDMKTLMTVAVIGAAIIGEWAEGALVVILFAISEELEGFSMDRARQSIRSLMDIAPKEALIKRNGQEMKIHVDDIAIGDIMIVKPGQKAAMDGVVVSGHSSINQAAVTGESIPVEKKLDDEVFAGTLNEEGFLEVRVTKHVEDTTISKVIHLVEEAQAERAPAQAFVDRFAKYYTPAVMVLAMLVAVLPPLVMGASWEAWIYQGLAVLVVACPCALVISTPVSIVTAIGNAAKNGVLIKGGAYLEEAGSLKAIAFDKTGTLTKGVPVVTDFSLFHPGNEDKLLAKVTALESRSQHPLASAIVDQAKQANISYHHHEVHDFTSITGKGIKGTIDGTTYYVGNLSLWEDVLGYVIDPDIRHSLEGLQKQGKTGMFVGTDQSVLALIAVADEVRDTSQEVISKLHDIGIDQTIMLTGDHQDTASAIGKQVGVTDVQANLLPEDKLSYVKAFREKYRKVAMVGDGVNDAPALAASNVGIAMGGAGTDTALETADVALMGDDLQKLPYTMKLSRRALRIIKQNISFSLGIKFLALLLVVPGWLTLWIAILADLGATLLVTANGLRLLRVKE, from the coding sequence ATGGCCGGGAGGAGGTCCATCGTGGCTGATCATACCGAAAAAACTGATTACCGCGTCCAAGGCTTTTCGTGTGCCAATTGTGCCAATACGTTTGAAAAGAATGTTCAACGATTAGATGGGGTGAACGATGCAAAGGTGAATTTTGGGGCTTCAAAGATCACTGTTTACGGCTCCACAACGAAGGAGGAATTGGAGAAGGCCGGTTCCTTTGAAAATTTGAAAGTCCAATCAGAACATGCACCTGATGAATCGGAATCAACCCGTCAGCCATCCTTTTTCCAAAAATATCAAACCGTAATATTAGCCATCCTCTTTTTTGGTTTTGGAGTGGCCTCTCAAGTCATCAATGGTGGAGATAACCTCCTCACTTGGCTTGCTTATGCCACTTCAATGGTCGTTGGGGGCTATACACTCTTTAAGACTGGGCTTATGAATTTAATGCGCCTGCGATTTGATATGAAGACGCTAATGACTGTGGCTGTCATCGGGGCGGCCATTATCGGAGAATGGGCGGAAGGAGCCCTTGTGGTCATTCTTTTTGCCATTAGTGAAGAACTCGAGGGATTCTCCATGGATCGAGCTAGACAATCCATTCGTTCGCTCATGGATATTGCCCCCAAGGAAGCGCTTATTAAACGAAACGGGCAAGAGATGAAAATCCATGTCGACGACATTGCGATTGGGGACATCATGATTGTCAAACCGGGGCAAAAAGCGGCCATGGATGGCGTTGTTGTATCCGGTCATTCCTCGATAAATCAGGCAGCTGTTACCGGCGAGTCTATTCCTGTCGAAAAAAAACTCGATGATGAGGTTTTTGCGGGGACATTGAATGAAGAAGGATTCCTGGAAGTTCGTGTCACCAAGCATGTCGAAGATACGACCATTTCAAAAGTGATCCATCTCGTGGAAGAAGCACAAGCGGAGCGTGCGCCGGCCCAAGCTTTTGTGGATCGATTTGCGAAGTATTATACACCTGCCGTTATGGTTTTAGCTATGCTTGTGGCAGTTTTGCCGCCATTGGTGATGGGAGCATCTTGGGAAGCATGGATTTATCAAGGGCTTGCTGTTTTGGTCGTGGCTTGTCCGTGTGCACTTGTGATTTCAACCCCGGTTTCCATCGTTACAGCCATTGGCAATGCGGCTAAGAATGGCGTTTTAATTAAAGGTGGCGCTTATTTAGAAGAAGCCGGGTCGTTAAAAGCGATCGCTTTTGATAAAACAGGAACCTTAACCAAAGGGGTTCCGGTCGTTACGGATTTTTCCCTTTTTCACCCGGGAAATGAAGATAAGCTATTAGCCAAAGTCACTGCGTTAGAGTCACGATCCCAACATCCTTTAGCTTCGGCCATCGTCGATCAAGCCAAGCAAGCGAACATTTCTTACCACCATCATGAGGTTCATGATTTTACTTCGATCACAGGAAAAGGGATCAAAGGTACGATCGATGGGACGACGTACTACGTTGGGAACCTAAGTTTATGGGAAGATGTGCTGGGATATGTCATTGATCCGGACATTCGTCATTCCCTTGAAGGCCTTCAAAAGCAAGGGAAGACAGGAATGTTTGTTGGGACGGATCAGTCTGTATTAGCTTTGATTGCCGTTGCTGATGAAGTTCGTGACACGAGCCAAGAAGTCATCTCGAAACTCCATGACATCGGTATTGACCAAACAATTATGCTGACGGGTGATCATCAAGACACGGCGTCTGCCATTGGTAAGCAAGTGGGTGTGACCGATGTTCAAGCCAACCTTTTACCGGAAGATAAATTATCATATGTTAAAGCATTTAGAGAAAAGTATCGAAAAGTAGCTATGGTTGGAGATGGCGTTAATGATGCCCCTGCCTTGGCTGCGTCCAATGTAGGCATAGCTATGGGGGGAGCGGGTACTGATACCGCATTAGAAACCGCCGACGTTGCCTTGATGGGGGACGATTTACAGAAACTCCCCTATACGATGAAACTGAGTCGCCGAGCGTTGCGCATTATTAAACAAAACATCAGTTTTTCTCTGGGTATTAAGTTCTTGGCGCTTTTATTAGTGGTACCAGGATGGTTAACCCTTTGGATTGCGATCTTAGCGGATTTAGGGGCGACGCTCCTTGTGACAGCAAATGGACTACGTTTGTTGCGGGTAAAAGAATAA
- a CDS encoding multicopper oxidase family protein has translation MKKVYIGMSTIFFVLAGCSGEGLDEGSTGSTESQQEGKGNEMMTEDGKEVFNLDVTETHWMFDDETMTDAWTYNGSVPGEKIRVQEGDEVILNVQNNLEEPTALHLHGFPVPNAMDGVPGVTQNAIMPGEEFTYEYQADVPGTYWYHSHQDGSTQVDQGLYGVFIVEPEDQESYDVDEVIAIDEFAPMDMDMEDDMHEDMDHSDMENGDMEEMDHADMMNEMYDTMVINGQSSSQIESVDVEEGDKVKLRFVNAGLFTQIVSIPEHAFKVTHYDGQPVNEPEMISDTSFQIAPAERYDVEIEMDNPGAWGIQVFAEENQERLNASLPLIYDGYEDEDLQTGDTPSSSLDLTTYGEAQNMNEYDINKEYDMNLGTDDGGDTFTINGKQFPDHEIYEVEEGDVVKVTIENDTEDDHPMHLHGEFFDVISKDGEPLQGSSVTKDTLNVRPGETYEIVFEAQNPGNWMFHCHEFHHASDGMVAEVQYEGFEPAFTPDPNVPNQPE, from the coding sequence AAAAAGTATATATAGGAATGAGTACCATTTTTTTTGTGCTAGCTGGCTGTTCGGGTGAGGGGTTAGATGAGGGATCTACGGGATCTACCGAGAGTCAACAAGAGGGTAAAGGGAATGAAATGATGACTGAAGATGGTAAAGAAGTGTTTAATCTAGATGTTACCGAGACGCATTGGATGTTTGATGACGAAACCATGACAGATGCCTGGACTTATAATGGATCCGTACCTGGCGAGAAGATTCGTGTCCAAGAAGGGGATGAGGTTATATTAAATGTCCAAAACAATTTGGAAGAACCCACTGCCCTTCATCTACATGGCTTCCCCGTCCCTAACGCGATGGATGGCGTCCCTGGCGTTACTCAAAATGCGATCATGCCTGGGGAAGAGTTTACGTACGAGTACCAAGCAGATGTCCCTGGAACGTACTGGTATCACTCCCATCAAGACGGGTCAACCCAAGTCGATCAAGGTCTCTATGGGGTTTTCATTGTTGAACCTGAGGACCAGGAGTCTTATGATGTAGATGAAGTCATAGCGATTGATGAATTTGCTCCAATGGACATGGATATGGAAGACGACATGCACGAAGACATGGATCATAGTGACATGGAAAACGGAGATATGGAGGAGATGGATCATGCGGATATGATGAATGAGATGTATGATACAATGGTTATTAACGGTCAATCATCTTCGCAAATTGAATCCGTTGATGTTGAAGAGGGGGATAAAGTAAAGCTACGATTTGTGAATGCAGGATTGTTTACACAAATTGTCTCAATTCCCGAACACGCATTTAAAGTGACCCATTATGATGGCCAGCCTGTCAATGAACCTGAAATGATAAGTGATACGTCCTTCCAAATCGCCCCGGCTGAACGATATGATGTTGAAATTGAAATGGACAATCCAGGGGCGTGGGGTATACAAGTTTTTGCGGAAGAGAATCAGGAAAGATTAAATGCGTCCCTTCCTCTTATATATGACGGTTATGAAGATGAGGACCTACAAACAGGTGATACTCCTTCCTCTTCCTTGGATTTAACCACCTACGGAGAGGCGCAGAACATGAATGAATATGATATTAATAAGGAATACGACATGAACCTTGGAACCGATGATGGGGGGGATACGTTCACAATTAATGGAAAACAATTCCCTGATCATGAGATCTACGAGGTAGAAGAAGGAGATGTCGTAAAGGTAACCATTGAAAATGATACGGAGGACGACCATCCAATGCACTTACATGGGGAGTTCTTTGACGTTATTTCGAAGGATGGAGAACCACTTCAAGGATCTTCGGTCACCAAAGATACGTTAAACGTACGCCCAGGTGAGACTTATGAAATTGTATTTGAAGCTCAAAACCCTGGAAATTGGATGTTCCATTGCCACGAGTTTCACCATGCAAGTGACGGAATGGTCGCTGAAGTGCAGTATGAAGGATTTGAGCCAGCCTTTACGCCTGATCCAAATGTTCCGAATCAACCTGAATAA
- a CDS encoding DUF418 domain-containing protein: MKNEDQGNRIEILDQLRGLALLAIFLVNISGLASIETENQSSINESLDALMSILLEDSARPLFAFMFGISLILIYERLSKKNLNPFPTLFRRLLLLFIIGALHGYYIWAGDILLMYAMAGYVLLFFIKFPAKWLLTMALFSWVGYTIGMDLLNYYFPHSLSLDEWLKDLLLGPGESPTGSEYLINEFSSMVEHLSFFLFGMYTYRKDLLSQAVARRKRMWLLSLVFLTVGVSGKTALYYEVDALVITPLESFYPFVVTVGILMGIILLGTSRTTTLSNALLPFSTVGKMAFTNYLLQSLVFVSLFMHSGRTIFERVGIWMEPSYIFALFIGIILFVVQMIFSHLWLKTFYYGPFEWFWRMGTYGKKVPLRRKT; the protein is encoded by the coding sequence GTGAAGAATGAAGATCAGGGTAATAGAATTGAGATTTTAGATCAACTGCGTGGATTAGCTTTATTAGCTATTTTTTTAGTGAATATTTCTGGATTGGCTTCCATAGAGACGGAAAACCAATCTTCTATCAATGAATCACTCGATGCTTTGATGTCAATTTTACTGGAAGATAGCGCCAGGCCATTATTTGCATTTATGTTCGGAATCAGTCTTATTCTTATTTATGAAAGACTAAGCAAAAAAAATTTGAATCCATTCCCAACGTTATTCCGCAGATTGCTACTACTATTTATAATCGGGGCTCTCCATGGGTATTACATTTGGGCGGGCGACATCTTGCTTATGTATGCCATGGCTGGTTATGTACTTCTTTTTTTTATTAAGTTTCCAGCGAAGTGGTTGCTTACAATGGCTTTGTTTTCTTGGGTGGGATATACGATTGGAATGGATTTGCTAAATTATTATTTCCCCCATTCGCTTTCTCTAGACGAGTGGCTCAAGGACTTGCTGCTTGGACCGGGAGAATCTCCCACGGGGTCCGAATATCTCATTAATGAATTTTCTTCTATGGTAGAGCATTTGAGCTTTTTCTTATTTGGGATGTACACTTATCGTAAGGATTTACTTTCACAAGCAGTAGCACGGAGAAAGCGAATGTGGCTCCTATCTTTGGTTTTCCTTACTGTTGGTGTTTCCGGCAAAACGGCCCTTTATTATGAGGTTGATGCCCTTGTCATCACGCCTCTGGAAAGTTTTTATCCGTTTGTCGTAACCGTTGGAATCTTAATGGGCATTATTCTTTTAGGAACGAGCAGAACGACGACCCTATCAAATGCCTTGTTGCCATTTTCTACTGTTGGAAAAATGGCTTTCACCAATTACCTTTTGCAGTCGCTGGTATTCGTAAGTCTTTTTATGCACAGCGGGAGAACAATTTTTGAAAGGGTCGGAATTTGGATGGAACCAAGCTATATATTCGCCCTTTTTATAGGTATCATTTTATTTGTCGTACAAATGATTTTCAGCCACCTTTGGCTAAAAACATTTTACTATGGCCCTTTTGAATGGTTTTGGAGAATGGGGACATATGGAAAGAAGGTTCCCTTAAGGAGGAAAACATAA
- the spoIIP gene encoding stage II sporulation protein P, whose amino-acid sequence MRRPNHYSHAFTVSKSNVQSIFMVAVALIVGTFLFIAMLTTADNTHRFSSSVLHDWTKEAQSDWFIHLLGVENRYYLDAMQDTSTPSLTTTVIELATNMNLNDPRTFLGREIPGFSGFDNTLVIAGQGTDFTNMAMESPPPSEEHQYEQPETDGGEREGTVDDDPPEIADEEPIIHLLHSHSRESFLPEIEGDDPNNQEINIVQVGNYLADQFREYGLPVEVSDHDIQQKLNERGWDYSQSYEMSREILEEDIEKHDELEFFFDLHRDSVEREHSTATINEEVYARTFFVIGEDHPDYEQNLEMATEIHHRLEERWPGLSRGVMTSGGAGVDGVYNQDLSPNSMTIEFGGVDNTFEEVYRSADAVAEVIQEYIYEELER is encoded by the coding sequence TTGCGCAGACCAAATCACTATTCACATGCCTTCACAGTATCGAAATCGAATGTTCAGTCAATCTTTATGGTAGCCGTCGCTTTGATCGTTGGGACCTTTCTTTTTATTGCTATGCTAACGACTGCGGATAATACTCATCGCTTTTCTTCATCAGTCCTTCACGATTGGACGAAAGAGGCACAAAGTGATTGGTTTATTCATTTATTAGGGGTTGAAAACCGGTATTATCTAGATGCAATGCAAGATACTTCTACCCCCAGTTTGACCACAACAGTTATAGAGCTTGCCACGAATATGAACTTGAATGATCCACGCACATTTTTGGGAAGAGAGATTCCCGGTTTCTCAGGTTTTGACAATACGCTTGTAATTGCTGGGCAAGGAACTGACTTTACAAATATGGCTATGGAATCTCCCCCTCCTTCCGAGGAACATCAATATGAACAACCCGAAACTGATGGAGGTGAAAGGGAGGGGACAGTAGACGATGATCCCCCTGAGATTGCTGATGAGGAACCGATCATTCATCTCTTACATTCACATAGCCGTGAATCTTTTTTGCCCGAAATCGAGGGAGACGATCCAAACAACCAAGAAATTAATATTGTTCAGGTTGGCAACTATCTAGCCGATCAATTTCGCGAATACGGACTTCCTGTAGAAGTCTCTGATCATGACATTCAACAGAAATTAAATGAGCGAGGATGGGATTACAGCCAATCATATGAGATGTCTCGCGAGATTCTTGAGGAAGACATAGAAAAACATGATGAACTTGAATTTTTCTTTGATCTTCACCGGGACTCTGTAGAACGAGAACATTCTACAGCGACAATCAATGAGGAAGTTTATGCTCGAACATTTTTTGTTATCGGGGAAGACCATCCGGATTATGAACAAAACTTGGAAATGGCGACAGAAATCCATCACCGCCTGGAGGAAAGGTGGCCGGGATTAAGCAGAGGAGTCATGACCTCCGGAGGTGCTGGCGTGGATGGAGTTTATAATCAGGATTTATCACCGAATTCGATGACCATCGAATTTGGAGGGGTGGACAACACGTTTGAAGAAGTCTATCGCAGTGCCGACGCAGTTGCTGAAGTTATACAAGAATATATCTACGAGGAACTTGAACGTTAG
- a CDS encoding spore coat protein has product MILTSIDLGLISEHLNIHQDVIRKLKSYYCLAKNPQLQQIIYEQVLIMRNHADVMLMLMDPERNEEVDVSALHQLQPIDIPCKQSFSYMNEQNIAFEARNTAMTMAQDNFNSSLSMNAQNVRNIHLQMALQQFGLQSRYSDFIESKGWDYAPNASIQEQIHALKSFQQMYYNL; this is encoded by the coding sequence ATGATTTTAACATCGATTGATTTAGGTTTAATATCTGAACATTTGAATATACACCAGGATGTTATTAGAAAATTAAAGTCCTATTATTGCCTAGCGAAAAATCCACAATTACAGCAAATTATTTATGAGCAGGTTTTAATTATGCGTAACCACGCAGATGTGATGCTAATGTTGATGGATCCTGAACGAAATGAGGAAGTCGATGTATCAGCGTTACATCAACTGCAACCTATCGACATTCCATGTAAACAAAGCTTTTCTTATATGAATGAACAAAATATTGCCTTTGAGGCACGTAATACAGCAATGACAATGGCTCAAGATAATTTTAACTCTTCCTTAAGTATGAACGCACAGAATGTAAGGAATATTCATTTACAAATGGCTCTACAACAATTTGGGTTACAAAGCAGATATAGTGATTTTATTGAATCAAAAGGGTGGGATTATGCTCCAAATGCCTCGATTCAAGAGCAGATACATGCGCTAAAATCATTTCAACAAATGTATTATAATCTATGA
- a CDS encoding recombinase family protein: MVVTYGYIRVSSKDQNEQRQLNKMLERDVEARRIFVDRASGKNFERPQYQLLRKVLNEEDIIYMDALDRLGRNYDEVITEWKYITRELKADIVVLENESLFDSRKFREMGDMGQLMEDQFLSLLSYVADQERKKIRQRQAEGIEVAKSQGKHLGRPSINLSNISKRQLHVIEDNYPKWRNGEITGAWFMEVLELKKNTFYKIMKEYKEANTCFG, from the coding sequence ATGGTAGTTACATATGGGTACATACGAGTGAGTTCTAAAGATCAGAATGAACAGCGCCAGTTAAACAAAATGTTGGAAAGGGACGTTGAGGCACGACGCATTTTTGTTGACCGAGCGAGTGGGAAAAATTTCGAACGCCCCCAATACCAATTACTGCGCAAGGTTCTTAATGAAGAAGATATCATCTATATGGATGCGCTTGATCGTTTGGGACGTAACTATGATGAGGTCATTACGGAATGGAAATATATAACCAGAGAATTGAAAGCAGATATAGTCGTATTAGAAAATGAATCTTTATTTGACAGCCGTAAGTTCCGAGAAATGGGTGATATGGGACAATTAATGGAAGATCAATTTTTATCTTTGCTTTCATATGTTGCAGACCAAGAACGGAAGAAAATCCGTCAAAGACAAGCTGAAGGGATCGAAGTAGCTAAATCTCAAGGGAAACATTTAGGGCGTCCTTCAATCAATCTTTCTAATATAAGCAAGAGACAGCTACATGTTATAGAAGATAATTATCCAAAATGGAGAAACGGAGAAATAACCGGTGCTTGGTTTATGGAGGTATTAGAACTAAAGAAAAACACATTTTATAAAATCATGAAGGAATATAAAGAAGCAAACACCTGTTTTGGATAA
- a CDS encoding ArsR/SmtB family transcription factor: protein MKTKEKQDQCEVFCYDEEKVQRLSPLIESETFTFTGDIFKALSDETRLKIAYTLTQETELCVCDVAHIIGTTTATASHHLRHLRNLRIAKSRKKGKLVFYSLDDHHVTELIATAMAHGREEVHRG from the coding sequence ATGAAAACGAAAGAAAAACAAGATCAATGTGAGGTTTTTTGTTATGACGAAGAAAAGGTTCAACGATTATCTCCCCTCATCGAATCCGAAACCTTTACATTCACAGGGGATATCTTTAAAGCGTTATCTGATGAGACACGATTAAAAATAGCTTATACATTAACGCAAGAGACTGAACTCTGCGTTTGTGATGTAGCCCATATTATCGGAACAACGACGGCCACGGCTTCTCATCATCTCCGTCACCTCAGAAACTTACGCATTGCGAAAAGCCGCAAGAAAGGGAAATTAGTATTTTATTCCTTAGATGATCACCATGTCACAGAACTCATCGCAACGGCTATGGCGCATGGCCGGGAGGAGGTCCATCGTGGCTGA